From a single Brassica rapa cultivar Chiifu-401-42 chromosome A01, CAAS_Brap_v3.01, whole genome shotgun sequence genomic region:
- the LOC103830668 gene encoding MLO-like protein 6 — translation MADKVADKVAEKVAERTLQQTSTWAVAVVCFFLLLISIVIEKLIHKLGNWFKRKNKKALYEALEKVKAELMLMGFISLLLTIGQNYISQICVSESVAASMRPCSRSEEEKKYPNTKKDTGKDLGDEENSGRKLLELVESFIPRRSLATKGYDKCAEKGQVAFVSSYGMHQLHIFIFVLAVCHVIYCILTYALGKTKMRRWKRWEEETKTIEYQYSHDPERFRFARDTSFGRRHLNFWSKSTITLWIACFFRQFFGSVTKVDYLTLRHGFIMAHLAPGSDARFDFRKYIQRSLEEDFKTIVEISPVIWFVAVLFLLTNTNGLNSYVWQPFIPLVVILIVGTKLQVIITKLGLLIQEKGDIVKGMPLVQPGDHLFWFGRPRFILFLVHLVLFTNAFQLAFFAWTTYEFKLKNCFHKNTVDVVIRISVGVIVQVLCSYVTLPLYALVTQMGSKMKPTVFNERVAVALKSWHHTAKKQMKHGRTSESTTPFSSRPATPTHGSSPIHLLHNVHKRSRSADESFANSMSPRRNSDFDTWDVESQQEPSSSSVKYHSRFREENSEKKKPASSSAVELPPGTGQARTHQHEISSISLRDFSFK, via the exons ATGGCTGATAAGGTGGCTGATAAGGTGGCTGAAAAGGTGGCTGAAAGAACGCTACAGCAGACTTCCACGTGGGCGGTCGCCGTTGTTTGCTTCTTCTTGCTTCTAATTTCAATTGTCATtgagaaactgatccacaaatTAGGAAAC TGGTTTAAAAGGAAGAACAAAAAAGCACTGTATGAAGCTCTTGAAAAAGTGAAAGCAg AGCTTATGCTGATGGGATTCATATCACTACTGCTAACAATTGGACAAAACTATATCTCACAAATTTGCGTCTCCGAGAGCGTCGCAGCATCAATGCGCCCTTGCAGTAGATCCGAAGAAGAGAAGAAGTATCCCAATACAAAAAAAGATACCGGGAAGGACCTAGGAGATGAAGAAAACTCTGGTCGAAAGCTTCTCGAGTTAGTCGAATCTTTCATTCCTCGAAGGAGTTTGGCTACCAAAGGCTATGACAAGTGTGCAGAAAAG GGACAAGTGGCTTTTGTATCGTCCTACGGGATGCATCAGCTTCATATATTCATCTTCGTTCTTGCTGTTTGTCATGTGATCTACTGCATTCTTACTTATGCTTTGGGAAAGACCAAG ATGAGAAGATGGAAGAGGTGGGAAGAGGAGACAAAGACAATTGAATATCAGTATTCACACG ATCCTGAGAGGTTTAGGTTTGCGAGGGATACATCTTTCGGGCGTAGACATCTGAACTTCTGGAGCAAATCGACTATTACACTGTGGATTGCATGTTTCTTTAGACAGTTTTTTGGATCTGTAACCAAAGTTGATTACTTAACGCTGAGACATGGTTTCATTATG gccCATTTGGCTCCAGGGAGCGATGCGAGGTTCGATTTCCGAAAGTACATTCAGAGATCATTAGAGGAAGATTTCAAAACAATCGTTGAAATCAG TCCTGTGATATGGTTTGTAGCCGTGCTATTCCTCCTGACCAACACAAACG GATTGAATTCTTACGTCTGGCAACCATTCATTCCCTTAGTA GTGATACTTATAGTTGGAACAAAACTTCAAGTGATAATAACAAAACTAGGACTTCTAATCCAAGAGAAAGGGGACATAGTGAAAGGCATGCCGCTTGTTCAGCCCGGTGATCATCTCTTCTGGTTCGGTCGTCCACGTTTCATTCTCTTCCTCGTTCACTTAGTCCTTTTCACG AATGCGTTTCAACTAGCTTTCTTTGCCTGGACTACG TATGAGTTCAAGCTCAAGAACTGTTTCCACAAGAACACAGTAGATGTGGTCATCAGAATTTCAGTTGG AGTTATTGTACAGGTTCTTTGCAGCTACGTTACTCTTCCTCTATACGCTCTAGTTACTCAG ATGGGTTCCAAAATGAAACCTACAGTGTTCAACGAGAGAGTAGCAGTAGCTTTAAAGAGTTGGCACCACACAGCTAAGAAGCAAATGAAACATGGAAGAACCTCAGAGTCGACTACGCCTTTCTCTAGTCGTCCAGCTACACCAACACACGGTTCTTCTCCGATCCATCTCCTCCACAATGTCCACAAACGAAGCAGAAGCGCTGATGAAAGTTTCGCTAACTCAATGTCTCCGAGGAGAAACTCTGACTTCGATACGTGGGATGTTGAGTCTCAACAagaaccttcttcttcttccgtgaAGTATCATTCTAGGTTTAGGGAAGAAAACtcagagaagaagaagccagCATCTTCTTCAGCTGTGGAGCTTCCTCCTGGAACTGGACAAGCAAGAACTCACCAGCATGAGATTAGTAGTATTAGCTTGAGGGATTTTTCGTTTAAGTGA
- the LOC103830657 gene encoding photosystem I chlorophyll a/b-binding protein 3-1, chloroplastic — protein MAAQALVSSSFTSSVQTARQIFGVKPAVSVSQRKVSLVVKAASTPPAKQGANRQLWFASSQSLSYLDGSLPGDFGFDPLGLSDPEGTGGFIEPRWLAYGEIINGRFAMLGAAGAIAPEILGKAGLIPADTALPWFQTGVIPPAGTYSYWADPYTLFVLEMALMGFAEHRRLQDWYNPGSMGKQYFLGLEKGFAGSGDPAYPGGPFFNPLGFGKDEKSMKELKLKEVKNGRLAMLAILGYFVQGLVTGVGPYQNLLDHLADPVNNNVLTSLKFH, from the exons atggCAGCACAAGCGCTTGTATCTTCTTCATTTACCTCCTCTGTTCAGACCGCTAGACAGATATTCGGCGTAAAACCAGCTGTGTCCGTATCACAGAGGAAGGTTTCCTTGGTTGTTAAGGCTGCATCAACTCCACCTGCCAAG CAAGGAGCAAACAGGCAATTGTGGTTTGCATCATCACAGAGTCTCTCTTACTTGGATGGCAG CTTACCTGGCGACTTCGGATTCGATCCGCTTGGTCTTTCAGACCCAGAGGGTACTGGAGGCTTCATCGAGCCGAGATGGCTAGCCTACGGAGAGATCATCAACGGGAGGTTTGCTATGTTGGGTGCAGCTGGAGCTATTGCACCTGAGATTCTAGGAAAGGCCGGTCTGATTCCTGCAGACACTGCTCTTCCCTGGTTCCAAACCGGTGTGATTCCACCTGCAGGGACATACAGCTACTGGGCAGACCCTTACACACTCTTTGTTCTCGAGATGGCTTTGATGGGATTTGCCGAGCACAGGAGGTTGCAGGACTGGTACAACCCAGGATCTATGGGTAAACAATACTTCTTGGGTCTAGAGAAAGGTTTCGCGGGTTCAGGTGACCCGGCTTACCCCGGTGGACCATTCTTCAACCCTCTTGGGTTTGGAAAAGACGAGAAGTCGATGAAGGAGTTGAAACTCAAGGAGGTCAAGAACGGTAGACTGGCAATGCTCGCCATCCTAGGCTACTTTGTGCAGGGATTAGTGACCGGTGTGGGGCCTTACCAGAACCTTCTTGATCATTTGGCGGATCCCGTCAACAACAATGTCTTGACCAGCCTCAAGTTCCACTGA